A genomic region of Plasmodium falciparum 3D7 genome assembly, chromosome: 11 contains the following coding sequences:
- a CDS encoding insulinase, putative, which translates to MYDYVRINSIKLEQDLEVEEYYSLDSGLRIILNKTKSPKIYGFFTLLTEAENDEGLPHTLEHLIFLGSHKYPYKGLLDFLAYKCLSEGTNAWTAIDHTCYTIETFGIEGFCNILPIYLDFILNPTLENNMFLSEVHHIFENGTHNGVVYSEMKSIENNCENIVERTVITNLYPSKKGGYRYETGGTLEGLRQTNNNRVREYFKKFYKLNNFAIIIFGNFKNDVILDIIHKFEEYHLELNPSQKKQKIDINNYYNDQNMNDLIKEENDNICLNKEGKKKYIYDIKKCKELFLKDIQSNNRPWRRPENIEKREGSLIIKKYYPCNNLNNGQVTIAWRGCPWEDVQTKLAISLLGNYLTDLTTSPVSKRLLEDKETYCSSLDFSLEDLKENYFSIDIYDVSYKYKCHKIANAMNDHNVGTNMDTQKGITNINQNDHQNDDEKYNQHEVNNNNDDDHHHHHNDDYCKNNIKNIPCNNTQDNKNVLKPSNEKCNINVNPSNTRNDNIKMNVVADITRNCLNEVYEKPLNMDRLKNIIKRSYLQHLRDLETSPHYLLNEILIKYFIYGSNICDLEKCLNLKKIYIQLLNEDEKYWKDILKRYILQNDYVEVRCYPSVKKAKKIESFEKKLIEMEQQKYGMEKLNKMVENIKKIKENIEKKPPKGSIDIVESAKPRNVYIEGITVFRNFKSLMNEPNKTDEQIFANVKATITKDDNQYNQNNDNYSNNSSTQNFRLLKKLTDDLKRIIFPIQLSNIYSNFVCIHVLINSKNIDKCLKPYLPLLSYLMFETDIVVNNKNIKCENFIEEMIRNTINYDCNFGLGENAKNFKAGSLGNIICIQIVGLLENYEKLFDLLFLSIFKMNLTLHRLEIILKSAYQNLLQKKNKPKTLVINLEYALRYMKNSNSGLVSIGQQELILKLIENKNNLLDVYNKLNLLKDELFNLKNIALVIDGNFSKVHNVFSWYDKWFTIKNMQTCEYTINNPVIDFNFDSDIGNTCESFKYLDQSTKTQQHKVKQQDNVEQQDNVKQQDNVKQQDNVKQQDNVEQQDNVKQQDNVKQQDNVKQQDNVKQQDNVKQQDNVKQQDNVKQQDEEQNNDDINSYNYCNHMCNNKEQENESSKYISLGPNQHKSLKEYLDTQFEADDKHFEMNYIKDKAYNGVVCGIKSTDVSYLKLTIKAPSGYDNKYYCCLLVLREFFSMTEGPLYNSIRGGGFAYECALEYNCILGEVSLRIYRSSDIISALREAIKILKYYCNNEMKENELSIAKSSAYYSIFNNQETVSDRASQTIFLSLKNLNLNFYQELLSNVEKITTKDMLYVCQTYLSKIVNFKIDKKNALMGSTLSIICCSEKTEEIVNALKQKNDIINFGDICNVDVTQLYQFFKTYDIISALKLSSYKDNLYGNHPNMLNDDNILEEDNVLEEDNILEEDNTSDEDNTLDDDNTSDDDNTSDDDNTSGDDNTSDDDNTSDECFDISCCSVHSEDDSYPGSSDHEKL; encoded by the coding sequence atgtacgaTTATGTAAGAATTAATAGCATAAAACTAGAACAAGATTTAGAAGTAGAAGAGTATTATTCTTTAGATTCTGGGTtaagaataattttaaataagacCAAGAGTCCTAAGATATATGgattttttactttattaACAGAAGCAGAAAATGATGAAGGGCTACCACATACATTAgaacatttaatatttttaggTAGTCATAAATATCCATATAAAGGATTATTAGATTTTTTAGCTTATAAATGTTTATCAGAAGGTACAAATGCATGGACAGCTATTGATCATACATGTTATACAATAGAAACATTTGGTATAGAAggattttgtaatattttgcCGATATATTTAGATTTTATTTTGAACCCTACgttagaaaataatatgtttttatcAGAAGTACATCATATATTCGAGAATGGAACACATAACGGAGTAGTATACTCAGAAATGAAATCCATCGAAAATAATTGTGAGAATATTGTAGAACGAACCGTTATAACAAATCTTTATCCAAGTAAAAAAGGAGGATATAGATATGAAACAGGGGGGACCTTAGAAGGATTAAGACAAACTAATAATAATCGAGTGAgagaatattttaaaaaattttataaattaaataattttgctattattatatttggtaattttaaaaatgatgtTATACTAGATATAATACATAAGTTTGAAGAATATCATCTAGAATTAAATCCTTcccaaaaaaaacaaaaaatagatataaataattattataatgatcaaaatatgaatgatcttataaaagaagaaaatgataatatttgtttaaataaagaaggaaaaaaaaaatatatatatgatattaaaaaatgtaaagaattatttttaaaagatattcAAAGTAATAATAGACCATGGAGAAGACctgaaaatattgaaaaaagaGAAGGAtcattaataattaaaaaatattatccttgtaataatttaaataatggaCAAGTTACAATAGCTTGGAGAGGATGCCCTTGGGAAGATGTACAAACCAAATTAGCTATATCGTTATTAGGAAATTATCTTACAGATTTAACAACATCTCCTGTAAGTAAACGATTACTGGAAGATAAAGAAACATATTGTAGTAGTTTAGATTTTTCTCTTGAagatttaaaagaaaattatttttcaatAGATATCTATGATGTAtcctataaatataaatgccATAAAATAGCTAATGCTATGAATGATCATAATGTAGGAACAAATATGGATACGCAAAAAGGAATCACCAACATTAATCAAAATGATCatcaaaatgatgatgaaaaatataatcagCATGaagttaataataataatgatgatgatcatcatcatcatcataatgaTGACTATTgtaagaataatattaagaACATACCATGTAACAACACCCAGGATAACAAAAATGTACTCAAACCTTCAAAcgaaaaatgtaatattaatGTAAATCCATCAAATACTcgtaatgataatataaaaatgaatgttGTTGCAGATATCACAAGAAATTGTTTAAATGAAGTGTATGAGAAACCATTAAATATGGAtagattaaaaaatataattaaacgTTCCTATTTACAACATTTAAGAGATTTAGAAACATCACcacattatttattaaacgaaatattaattaaatattttatttatggaTCTAATATTTGTGATTTAGAAAAATgcttaaatttaaaaaaaatttatattcaaCTTCTTAATgaagatgaaaaatattggaaagatattttaaaaagatatattttacaaaatgatTATGTGGAAGTCCGTTGTTATCCTAGTGTTAAGAAAGCGAAAAAAATTGAaagttttgaaaaaaaattaatagaaATGGAACAACAGAAATATGGTATGgagaaattaaataaaatggttgaaaatattaagaaaattaaagaaaatatagaaaaaaaaccTCCTAAAGGTTCAATAGATATTGTTGAATCGGCTAAACCtagaaatgtatatatagaaGGTATAACCGTTTTTAGAAATTTCAAATCTTTGATGAATGAACCTAACAAAACGGATGAACAAATTTTTGCAAACGTCAAAGCTACAATCACCAAGGATGATAATCaatataatcaaaataatgataactaCAGCAATAATAGCTCCACCCAGAATTTTCGATTACTAAAAAAACTTACAGACgatttaaaaagaataatttttCCTATTCAACTAAGCAATATTTATTCCAACTTTGTTTGTATCCATGTTTTGATAAATTCGAAAAATATCGATAAATGTTTAAAACCATATTTACCCTTATTAAGCTATCTTATGTTTGAAACAGACATtgttgtaaataataaaaatataaaatgtgaaAATTTTATTGAAGAGATGATTCGAAATACCATTAATTATGATTGTAATTTTGGTCTTGGTGAAAATGCAAAGAATTTTAAGGCAGGAAGTTTaggtaatataatatgtatacaaaTAGTAGGATTATTAGAAAATTATGAGAAattatttgatttattatttttatctatatttaaaatgaatTTAACATTACATAGGTtagaaattatattaaaatctgcatatcaaaatttattacaaaaaaaaaataaaccaaAAACGTTAGTAATAAATTTGGAATATGCTTTaagatatatgaaaaatagtAATTCAGGTTTGGTATCAATAGGTCAACAggaattaatattaaaattaattgaaaataagaataatttattagatgtatataataaattaaatttattaaaagatgaattatttaatttaaaaaatatagctTTAGTAATAGATGGGAACTTTTCAAAAGTTCATAATGTTTTTTCATGGTATGATAAATGGTttacaattaaaaatatgcaaACATGTGaatatacaataaataatcCGGTTATTGATTTTAATTTTGATTCAGATATTGGTAACACGTGTGAATCTTTTAAATATCTTGACCAAAGCACCAAAACACAACAACATAAAGTAAAACAACAAGATAATGTAGAACAACAAGATAATGTAAAACAACAAGATAATGTAAAACAACAAGATAATGTAAAACAACAAGATAATGTAGAACAACAAGATAATGTAAAACAACAAGATAATGTAAAACAACAAGATAATGTAAAACAACAAGATAATGTAAAACAACAAGATAATGTAAAACAACAAGATAATGTAAAACAACAAGATAATGTAAAACAACAAGatgaagaacaaaataatgatgatataaattcttataattattgtaaccatatgtgtaataataaagaacaaGAAAATGAATCCAGCAAATATATCTCCTTAGGACCCAATCAACATAAAAgtttaaaagaatatttagaTACACAATTTGAAGCAGATGATAAACATTTTGAAATGAACTATATTAAAGATAAGGCATACAACGGTGTTGTATGCGGAATTAAGAGTACAGATGTttcttatttaaaattaactATAAAAGCCCCTTCAggatatgataataaatattattgttgtttaTTAGTTCTAAGAGAATTCTTTTCAATGACTGAAGGAccattatataatagtatTAGAGGAGGTGGGTTCGCATATGAATGTGCTCTAGaatataattgtattttGGGTGAAGTTAGTTTACGTATTTATAGATCAAGCGATATAATAAGCGCCTTAAGAGAagctataaaaatattgaaatattattgtaataatgaaatgaaaGAAAACGAATTATCTATTGCTAAAAGTAGTGCTTATTATAGTATCTTTAATAATCAAGAAACTGTTAGTGATCGTGCTAGCCAAACTATCTTTTTAAgcttaaaaaatttaaatttaaatttttatcaagaattattatcaaaTGTTGAAAAAATTACAACAAAGGATATGCTATATGTTTGTCAAACCTATTTATCAAAAATTGTAAACTTTaaaattgataaaaaaaatgcacTCATGGGATCAACCTTATCTATAATATGTTGTTCAGAAAAAACCGAAGAAATTGTTAATGCtcttaaacaaaaaaatgatataatcaATTTTGGTGATATCTGTAATGTAGACGTAACACAATTAtatcaattttttaaaacgtATGATATTATCTCAGCATTAAAATTATCTTCTTATAAAGATAATCTTTATGGAAATCATCCAAATATGttaaatgatgataacatATTGGAAGAAGATAACGTATTGGAAGAAGATAACATATTGGAAGAAGACAACACATCGGATGAAGACAACACATTAGATGATGATAACACATCGGATGATGACAACACATCGGATGATGACAACACATCAGGTGATGATAACACATCGGATGATGATAACACGTCGGATGAATGTTTCGATATTTCTTGTTGTTCAGTACATTCCGAGGACGACAGCTATCCAGGTTCATCAGACCATGAGAAACTATAA
- a CDS encoding haloacid dehalogenase-like hydrolase, putative, whose protein sequence is MKDEQISCYYLTEKGKNKCFKNIKLITFDLDHTIWNIDALLNYADNECYKYMEQNYKRLYDYLSKEYALSMTNLVKELLERNIDMNKDGVQILTRIRTDALKYLAKQTNYDEIKFASEIQKLWKEKKKDVHLFISPGTLEYLRELKNRGYILGAITNGDSDVNEIKFLNEIFSFVVRSMDYNFAKPNVEIFNIAENLLKEKNINFHVDEWLHVGDDVYTDIMGAKNKNINCAWITMFREGREISHKEWYSYLKLKYEQNDNKQTLSQYDPYADGLFAKFRKKDVVLPFDYIDIEIRHCRDLDSILA, encoded by the coding sequence atgaaagatgAACAAATATCATGTTATTATCTTACCGAGAAAGggaaaaataaatgttttaagaatataaaattgaTAACGTTCGACCTTGACCATACGATATGGAATATCGACGCATTATTGAATTATGCAGATAATGagtgttataaatatatggaacagaattataaaagattatatgattatttatcAAAAGAGTATGCATTATCTATGACAAATTTagtaaaagaattattagaACGAAATATAGATATGAATAAAGACGGTGTACAAATATTAACACGTATAAGAACAGATGCTTTAAAGTATTTAGCTAAGCAAACAAATTATGACGAAATAAAATTTGCTTCAGAAATTCAAAAATtatggaaagaaaaaaaaaaagatgtacatttatttattagtcCAGGAACATTAGAATATTTAagagaattaaaaaatagagGATATATTTTAGGAGCTATAACAAATGGAGATTCTGATgttaatgaaataaaatttttaaatgaaatattttcgTTTGTTGTTAGATCTATGGATTATAATTTTGCGAAACCAAATGTcgaaatatttaatattgcagaaaatttattaaaagagaaaaatataaattttcatgTTGATGAATGGTTACATGTTGGAGATGATGTATATACAGATATTATGGGagcaaaaaataaaaatattaattgtgCATGGATAACCATGTTTAGAGAAGGAAGAGAAATATCGCATAAAGAATGGTATTCATAtctaaaattaaaatatgaacaaaatgataataaacaAACATTATCACAATATGATCCTTATGCAGATGGACTCTTTGCTAAATTTAGAAAAAAGGATGTGGTTCTACCCTTTgattatatagatatagaAATAAGACACTGTCGAGATCTAGATAGTATACTtgcataa